A window of Longimicrobium sp. contains these coding sequences:
- a CDS encoding sigma-70 family RNA polymerase sigma factor produces the protein MNATPVSDHELVTRAQLGSEKAYRELLDRYQRPVFSIIFRMIRDREQAEDLAQETFVRVFNHIGRYDPRYKFSSWIFKIATNLTIDWIRRKELKTVSIDGSRNAVTSDEMEASAITIVSEDENPEELLEAKELGEEIEQAIGKLRPEYRAAILLRHVEGREYQEIAEIMALPLGTVKTYIHRGRNELRDTLQHLRV, from the coding sequence GTGAACGCAACACCTGTATCCGACCACGAGCTCGTCACTCGCGCCCAGCTGGGCAGCGAGAAGGCGTATCGAGAGCTGCTGGACCGTTACCAGCGGCCGGTGTTTTCCATCATCTTCCGGATGATCCGCGACCGGGAGCAGGCGGAGGACCTTGCGCAGGAAACGTTCGTCCGGGTGTTCAACCACATCGGGCGGTACGATCCGCGCTACAAGTTCAGCAGCTGGATCTTCAAGATCGCCACGAACCTGACGATCGACTGGATCCGCCGGAAGGAGCTGAAGACGGTGTCCATCGACGGCTCGCGCAACGCGGTGACCAGCGACGAGATGGAGGCCTCGGCCATCACCATCGTTTCCGAGGACGAAAATCCCGAGGAGCTGCTGGAGGCCAAGGAGCTGGGCGAAGAGATCGAGCAGGCCATCGGCAAGCTGCGGCCGGAGTACCGGGCCGCCATCCTGCTGCGCCACGTGGAAGGGCGCGAGTACCAGGAAATCGCCGAGATCATGGCCCTGCCGCTGGGCACCGTAAAGACGTACATCCACCGCGGCCGCAACGAGCTGCGCGACACGCTGCAGCACCTGCGGGTGTAG